A part of Aegilops tauschii subsp. strangulata cultivar AL8/78 chromosome 2, Aet v6.0, whole genome shotgun sequence genomic DNA contains:
- the LOC109736049 gene encoding polycomb group protein EMF2B isoform X1 codes for MSGLMSLGLYGVPCEFCWNNGFSYPRSTEQTCGQKSRAQLSPDDELSAKESLALYCKPLELYNIIRQRAIEKPPSLQRCLRYKIEAKRKKRIQISVSISGSANTRLPAHGIFPLHVLLARSSKDAPGEGHSPMYRFSRACVLTSFCESGDSGHTEATFTIPNMKSLSISQVRSLDIILISRGQGGQNLSENCSENHAEYSSPQKLGGQCFWGKIPIDSLGSSLDCVTLSLGRTVELTSEISMNPGFIEPSLLEHDSCLTFCSLKANATGSYKLKASIDVQEAGARDMRLSPYNIYSYDDVPQSLLPKIIRLRTGNVLFNYKYYKNLYKSEVTEDFTCSFCLVPCGSFKGLECHLTSSHDLFRYEFWVSKEYQAVNVSLKIDTRREELPTVAGNDPGSRVFFYRSSRFKRCKISETATEKTKDVYPHITELGSPGMTVPVDQDIVEPRSPRNTVPPPAQMTESGSSKDAQDGSVVDYVPKENGINVPERTALQSDRARKLPVDLDDPSLALLKKREFFHSQKAQRMELDVLYSDHDSEDELDHDVADFEDRTLLGGFSDVAEEEKRIMHMWNSFKRRQRILADGHVPWACEAFTHQHGQELVQNPRLRWCWRVLMIKLWNHGLLNGRTMNICNKHLEVLESQRADPKQS; via the exons ATGTCAGGTCTGATGTCCTTAGGTTTATATGGGGTTCCATGTGAGTTTTGCTG GAACAATGGGTTCAGTTACCCCAGGTCCACAGAACAGACGTGTGGTCAGAAGTCAAGAGCTCAGCTATCTCCAGATGATGAACTTTCCGCTAAGGAAAGTTTAGCATTATACTGCAAGCCACTTGAGCTGTACAATATTATTCGACAAAGAGCCATTGAAAAG CCCCCTTCGCTTCAAAGATGCCTTCGGTATAAGATAGAAGCAAAACGGAAAAAGAG GATTCAGATATCAGTATCGATTTCTGGAAGCGCAAATACTCGATTGCCAGCACATGGTATCTTTCCTCTCCATGTTCTGCTAGCTAGATCTAGTAAGGATGCTCCAGGTGAAGGG CATTCTCCAATGTATCGGTTCAGCCGGGCTTGTGTCCTGACTTCCTTCTGTGAATCTGGAGACAGTGGCCACACTGAAGCCACATTCACCATCCCCAATATGAAGAGTTTGTCAATCTCCCAAGTTCGCAGCCTTGACATTATCCTTATTAGCCGTG GCCAAGGTGGGCAAAATCTTAGTGAAAACTGCTCAGAGAACCACGCAGAGTATTCTTCTCCTCAAA AGCTTGGAGGCCAATGTTTCTGGGGTAAAATACCAATTGATTCACTTGGTTCGTCTCTGGATTGTGTAACTTTAAGTTTGGGGCGTACCGTGGAATTAACTTCAGAAATAAGTATGAACCCAGGTTTCATAGAG CCATCACTTCTTGAGCATGACAGTTGTTTGACATTTTGTTCTCTAAAGGCAAATGCTACA GGTTCGTATAAACTAAAAGCAAGCATAGATGTACAGGAGGCTGGTGCAAGAGACATGCGTTTATCTCCTTACAATATTTACTCATATGATGATGTCCCGCAGTCGTTACTACCAAAAATCATAAG GTTACGAACAGGCAATGTGCTCTTTAACTACAAGTACTACAAAAATTTGTACAAAAGCGAAG TTACAGAAGACTTTACTTGCTCTTTTTGCTTGGTACCATGTGGAAGCTTCAAG GGTCTGGAATGTCATTTAACCTCGTCGCATGACCTATTCCGCTACGAGTTCTGG GTATCTAAAGAGTACCAAGCTGTTAATGTTAGTCTGAAGATTGATACCAGGAGAGAAGAG CTTCCGACTGTTGCAGGAAATGATCCAGGCAGTAGAGTATTTTTCTACCG ATCATCAAGGTTCAAAAGGTGTAAAATATCAGAAACGGCAACTGAGAAGACAAAGGATGTATATCCACATATCACGGAATTAGGATCACCTGGAATGACCGTGCCTGTGGACCAAGATATTGTGGAACCAAGATCACCACGAAATACAGTTCCTCCACCTGCACAAATGACTGAATCAGGATCATCGAAAGATGCCCAGGATGGGTCTGTGGTGGATTATGTCCCAAAGGAAAATG GAATCAATGTACCAGAACGAACAGCTCTACAGTCTGATAGGGCAAGGAAGCTCCCGGTTGATCTAGATGACCCCAG TCTTGCGCTGCTGAAAAAACGCGAGTTCTTCCATTCTCAGAAGGCACAG AGAATGGAGCTGGACGTACTTTACTCAGATCATGACAGCGAAGACGAACTTGATCATGACGTCGCTGACTTCGAAGATAGGACG CTGCTTGGTGGTTTTTCTGATGTTGCAGAAGAGGAGAAGCGTATCATGCATATGTGGAATTCGTTTAAGCGGAGACAGAG GATATTAGCCGATGGTCATGTACCTTGGGCTTGCGAGGCGTTCACCCATCAGCATGGACAGGAACTCGTGCAGAACCCTAGACTACGATG GTGCTGGCGGGTCCTTATGATCAAGCTCTGGAACCACGGCCTGCTGAACGGCCGCACCATGAACATCTGCAACAAACATCTTGAGGTCTTGGAAAGCCAACGCGCCGACCCCAAGCAATCTTGA
- the LOC109736049 gene encoding polycomb group protein EMF2B isoform X2 encodes MPGLALPNHDAANNGFSYPRSTEQTCGQKSRAQLSPDDELSAKESLALYCKPLELYNIIRQRAIEKPPSLQRCLRYKIEAKRKKRIQISVSISGSANTRLPAHGIFPLHVLLARSSKDAPGEGHSPMYRFSRACVLTSFCESGDSGHTEATFTIPNMKSLSISQVRSLDIILISRGQGGQNLSENCSENHAEYSSPQKLGGQCFWGKIPIDSLGSSLDCVTLSLGRTVELTSEISMNPGFIEPSLLEHDSCLTFCSLKANATGSYKLKASIDVQEAGARDMRLSPYNIYSYDDVPQSLLPKIIRLRTGNVLFNYKYYKNLYKSEVTEDFTCSFCLVPCGSFKGLECHLTSSHDLFRYEFWVSKEYQAVNVSLKIDTRREELPTVAGNDPGSRVFFYRSSRFKRCKISETATEKTKDVYPHITELGSPGMTVPVDQDIVEPRSPRNTVPPPAQMTESGSSKDAQDGSVVDYVPKENGINVPERTALQSDRARKLPVDLDDPSLALLKKREFFHSQKAQRMELDVLYSDHDSEDELDHDVADFEDRTLLGGFSDVAEEEKRIMHMWNSFKRRQRILADGHVPWACEAFTHQHGQELVQNPRLRWCWRVLMIKLWNHGLLNGRTMNICNKHLEVLESQRADPKQS; translated from the exons GAACAATGGGTTCAGTTACCCCAGGTCCACAGAACAGACGTGTGGTCAGAAGTCAAGAGCTCAGCTATCTCCAGATGATGAACTTTCCGCTAAGGAAAGTTTAGCATTATACTGCAAGCCACTTGAGCTGTACAATATTATTCGACAAAGAGCCATTGAAAAG CCCCCTTCGCTTCAAAGATGCCTTCGGTATAAGATAGAAGCAAAACGGAAAAAGAG GATTCAGATATCAGTATCGATTTCTGGAAGCGCAAATACTCGATTGCCAGCACATGGTATCTTTCCTCTCCATGTTCTGCTAGCTAGATCTAGTAAGGATGCTCCAGGTGAAGGG CATTCTCCAATGTATCGGTTCAGCCGGGCTTGTGTCCTGACTTCCTTCTGTGAATCTGGAGACAGTGGCCACACTGAAGCCACATTCACCATCCCCAATATGAAGAGTTTGTCAATCTCCCAAGTTCGCAGCCTTGACATTATCCTTATTAGCCGTG GCCAAGGTGGGCAAAATCTTAGTGAAAACTGCTCAGAGAACCACGCAGAGTATTCTTCTCCTCAAA AGCTTGGAGGCCAATGTTTCTGGGGTAAAATACCAATTGATTCACTTGGTTCGTCTCTGGATTGTGTAACTTTAAGTTTGGGGCGTACCGTGGAATTAACTTCAGAAATAAGTATGAACCCAGGTTTCATAGAG CCATCACTTCTTGAGCATGACAGTTGTTTGACATTTTGTTCTCTAAAGGCAAATGCTACA GGTTCGTATAAACTAAAAGCAAGCATAGATGTACAGGAGGCTGGTGCAAGAGACATGCGTTTATCTCCTTACAATATTTACTCATATGATGATGTCCCGCAGTCGTTACTACCAAAAATCATAAG GTTACGAACAGGCAATGTGCTCTTTAACTACAAGTACTACAAAAATTTGTACAAAAGCGAAG TTACAGAAGACTTTACTTGCTCTTTTTGCTTGGTACCATGTGGAAGCTTCAAG GGTCTGGAATGTCATTTAACCTCGTCGCATGACCTATTCCGCTACGAGTTCTGG GTATCTAAAGAGTACCAAGCTGTTAATGTTAGTCTGAAGATTGATACCAGGAGAGAAGAG CTTCCGACTGTTGCAGGAAATGATCCAGGCAGTAGAGTATTTTTCTACCG ATCATCAAGGTTCAAAAGGTGTAAAATATCAGAAACGGCAACTGAGAAGACAAAGGATGTATATCCACATATCACGGAATTAGGATCACCTGGAATGACCGTGCCTGTGGACCAAGATATTGTGGAACCAAGATCACCACGAAATACAGTTCCTCCACCTGCACAAATGACTGAATCAGGATCATCGAAAGATGCCCAGGATGGGTCTGTGGTGGATTATGTCCCAAAGGAAAATG GAATCAATGTACCAGAACGAACAGCTCTACAGTCTGATAGGGCAAGGAAGCTCCCGGTTGATCTAGATGACCCCAG TCTTGCGCTGCTGAAAAAACGCGAGTTCTTCCATTCTCAGAAGGCACAG AGAATGGAGCTGGACGTACTTTACTCAGATCATGACAGCGAAGACGAACTTGATCATGACGTCGCTGACTTCGAAGATAGGACG CTGCTTGGTGGTTTTTCTGATGTTGCAGAAGAGGAGAAGCGTATCATGCATATGTGGAATTCGTTTAAGCGGAGACAGAG GATATTAGCCGATGGTCATGTACCTTGGGCTTGCGAGGCGTTCACCCATCAGCATGGACAGGAACTCGTGCAGAACCCTAGACTACGATG GTGCTGGCGGGTCCTTATGATCAAGCTCTGGAACCACGGCCTGCTGAACGGCCGCACCATGAACATCTGCAACAAACATCTTGAGGTCTTGGAAAGCCAACGCGCCGACCCCAAGCAATCTTGA
- the LOC109736055 gene encoding uncharacterized protein — translation MGEDAGDGYGTPSAALTAIVVKGKRSKRRRVHAAVIAAAEAEVTAVTTASAAGEVASSSSSVADGGGWRSGADEAASGCVTEEEEDMALCLMLLARGGGGGQGSRAGPSSSSSSAVVRDDVAESTAGAVATAREGKFRSRRPADGGEGEFVYECRTCGKCFPSFQALGGHRTSHKKPRLPLPPSAATATSSEEKVKLAPQAAEEKTPPPSPATAVDRTVLAIPVPATPPKQEGAATATGVSSKQQQQGQGRVHECSICGAEFGSGQALGGHMRRHRPLLPASASISSTDGVSAVLVIRKEKSLLELDLNMPAPCDDPAGAGAEATSPSSFSFAVKERPSVPAALLPFRAPASALVDCHY, via the coding sequence ATGGGGGAGGATGCCGGAGATGGCTACGGCACGCCATCGGCTGCACTCACGGCCATCGTTGTCAAGGGCAAGCGCAGCAAGCGGCGCCGCGTGCACGCCGCGGTGATCGCGGCCGCGGAGGCCGAGGTGACCGCGGTCACCACGGCCAGCGCCGCGGGAGAGGtggcgtcgtcgtcgtcctcggtgGCGGATGGTGGCGGGTGGCGGTCTGGCGCGGATGAGGCGGCCTCCGGGTGCGtgacggaggaggaggaggacatggcgCTCTGCCTCATGCTGCTCGcgcgcggcggtggcggcggccaaGGAAGCAGGGCCGGgccgtcgtcctcgtcgtcgtcggcgGTGGTGAGGGATGACGTCGCGGAGTCCACGGCCGGGGCGGTGGCCACGGCGAGGGAGGGCAAGTTCCGGAGCCGGCGcccggcggacggcggcgaggGGGAGTTCGTGTACGAGTGCCGGACGTGCGGCAAGTGCTTCCCGTCCTTCCAGGCGCTCGGCGGCCACCGCACCAGCCACAAGAAGCCGCGCCTCCCGCTCCCGCCaagcgcggcgacggcgacgtcgTCCGAGGAGAAGGTGAAGCTGGCGCCCCAGGCCGCCGAGGAGAAGACGCCaccgccgtcgccggccactgCCGTCGATCGGACGGTGCTGGCGATCCCGGTCCCGGCGACGCCGCCCAAGCAAGAAGGCGCGGCCACGGCGACCGGCGTGTCGtcaaagcagcagcagcaggggcaGGGGAGGGTGCACGAGTGCTCCATCTGCGGCGCGGAGTTCGGGTCCGGGCAGGCGCTGGGCGGGCACATGCGGCGCCACCGCCCGCTGCTGCCGGCGTCGGCGTCCATCTCTTCCACGGACGGCGTGTCGGCGGTGCTGGTGATCAGGAAGGAGAAGAGCCTCCTGGAGCTGGATCTCAACATGCCGGCGCCCTGCGACGACCCCGCCGGCGCCGGAGCCGAGGCTACCTCGCCATCGTCCTTCTCCTTCGCCGTGAAGGAGCGGCCGTCTGTGCCGGCGGCGCTGCTGCCATTCCGGGCTCCGGCGTCGGCCCTGGTGGACTGCCATTACTAG